One genomic window of Dromaius novaehollandiae isolate bDroNov1 chromosome 23, bDroNov1.hap1, whole genome shotgun sequence includes the following:
- the ZC3H12A gene encoding endoribonuclease ZC3H12A, producing the protein MSAGSVSSLPGFPGWAEALSAERPAPRAGGSMSAREPCASPGPEPPPEPADGLEMQLKVDFFRKLGYSAEEVHAVLQKLGLHADTNAVLGELVKHGPAEREREREPADAPPEAQEAPLVPRGGAANKAPAAPPPSEEQESDNLKPIVIDGSNVAMSHGNKEVFSCRGILLAVQWFWDRGHKDITVFVPSWRKEQPRPDVLITDQYILRDLEKKKILVFTPSRRVGGKRVVCYDDRFIVKLAHESDGIVVSNDTYRDLQNERPEWKKFIEERLLMYSFVNDKFMPPDDPLGRHGPSLDNFLRKKPVVPEHKKQQCPYGKKCTYGIKCKFYHPERINQPQRSLADELRANARLSPTRSTSAAKEEKKGKKASQAELLHSVPAECDKSSLQKVSAERKSLTHKAKPSDDLKGYKGSVSGGVPPNNGSHRSSDRYQHPHMDSLSYISQEHLDSGIGSLENQMSDMWPYRSTSHCDHSHAEQVALCTCGRQRPVYPHSASLEQNGLVSYKHGSHKSTSSGASFLPYSPEISHSGPPHSFSGYGVPVHPANAGQYSLPNEYNAPPPHSREYWSEPYQMPPPQARSTSVRDPRSVQRASGPAYGGDSCQWALSDQFAEERANVHVKLCGIFHPHLVDAVMSRFPRLLDPQRLAAEILTYKSQNPGI; encoded by the exons ATGAGCGCGGGCAGCGTCTCCTCCCTGCCGGGCTTCCCCGGCTGGGCTGAGGCGCTGTCGGCCgagcgcccggcgccgcgggcgggcgggagcatGAGCGCCCGGGAGCCCTGCGCGAGCCCCGGCCCGGAGCCCCCGCCGGAGCCCGCCGACGGCCTGGAGATGCAGCTCAAGGTGGACTTCTTCCGCAAGCTGGGCTACTCCGCCGAGGAGGTGCACGCCGTCCTGCAGAAGCTGGGCCTGCACGCCGACACCAACgcggtgctgggggagctggtgAAGCACGGCCCGgccgagcgggagcgggagcgggagcccGCCGACGCCCCGCCGGAGGCCCAGGAGGCCCCGCTGGtgccgcgcgggggggcggccaacaaggcccccgcggccccgccgccctcggaGGAGCAGGAGAGCGACAACCTGAAGCCCATCGTCATCGACGGGAGCAACGTGGCCATGAG CCATGGAAATAAAGAAGTGTTCTCCTGCCGAGGTATCCTCCTGGCTGTACAGTGGTTTTGGGACAGAGGACACAAGGATATTACAGTCTTTGTGCCGTCTTGGAGAAAAGAACAGCCACGACCAGATGTACTTATAACAG ACCAATACATTCTCCGTGaccttgaaaagaagaaaattctggTCTTCACTCCTTCCAGGCGAGTTGGAGGCAAGCGTGTTGTCTGTTACGATGATCGATTCATTGTGAAACTGGCACATGAGTCTGATGGCATTGTGGTTTCTAACGATACTTATCGGGACCTGCAGAATGAGCGTCCTGAGTGGAAGAAATTCATTGAGGAGCGTCTGTTGATGTATTCCTTTGTAAACGACAA GTTTATGCCTCCAGATGATCCCTTAGGGCGACATGGCCCCAGCCTGGATAACTTTCTGAGAAAGAAACCTGTGGTGCCAGAACACAAGAAACAACAGTGCCCTTATG GGAAGAAATGCACTTATGGAATTAAGTGTAAATTCTACCACCCTGAAAGGATCAATCAACCCCAGCGCTCGTTAGCAGATGAACTCCGAGCCAACGCAAGGTTGTCTCCTACCAGAAGTACCAGTGCTgccaaggaagagaagaagggcaAGAAAGCTTCCCAGGCAGAGCTCCTGCACTCTGTGCCCGCAGAGTGTGATAAAAGCTCTTTGCAGAAGGtctctgcagagaggaaaagcttGACTCATAAAGCAAAGCCCAGCGATGACCTGAAGGGGTACAAAGGCTCTGTGTCAGGCGGTGTCCCCCCTAATAATGGGAGCCACAGATCTTCTGACAGGTACCAGCATCCTCATATGGACTCTCTCTCTTACATCTCTCAGGAGCATCTTGACTCGGGCATTGGATCTCTGGAGAACCAAATGTCTGACATGTGGCCTTACAGATCTACCAGTCACTGTGATCATTCCCATGCTGAGCAGGTGGCACTCTGCACCTGTGGTAGGCAGAGACCTGTCTATCCACATTCTGCCAGCTTGGAGCAAAATGGTCTAGTCTCTTACAAGCATGGTTCCCATAAATCTACTTCCTCTGGTGCTAGCTTCTTGCCCTATAGCCCCGAGATATCTCACTCAGGGCCACCTCATTCTTTCTCAGGCTATGGAGTACCTGTGCATCCAGCTAATGCTGGGCAATACAGTCTGCCCAATGAGTATAATGCCCCTCCGCCCCATTCTCGTGAGTACTGGTCTGAACCCTACCAGATGCCTCCTCCTCAAGCAAGATCTACCAGTGTGAGAGATCCTCGATCAGTGCAGAGAGCCTCAGGGCCAGCGTATGGAGGGGACTCCTGCCAGTGGGCCCTCTCCGACCAGTTTGCAGAGGAGAGGGCCAATGTGCATGTCAAGCTGTGTGGCATATTCCATCCCCATTTAGTTGATGCTGTGATGAGCCGTTTCCCTCGGCTTTTGGATCCCCAAAGGTTAGCTGCAGAAATACTCACATACAAGTCTCAAAACCCAGGtatatga